atcatggtgtctaaaatttaattcacaacttcgcacaactaaccaacaagtgcactgggtcatccaagtaataccttacgtgagtaagggtcNNNNNNNNNNNNNNNNNNNNNNNNNNNNNNNNNNNggcatcaccgttgtcaatggctacatcccatcctctcagtgaaaatggtccaaatactctgtcacagtacggctaatcatctgtcggttctcaatcaggttggagtagaatccagtgattcttttgcgtctgttactaacgcccagccttcaggagtttgaagctcgtcacagtcattcaatcccggaatcctactcggaataccacagacaaggttagactttccagattcccatgaatgccgccatcaattctagcctataccacgaagattctgattaaggaatccaagagatatgcgcccggtctaaggttgaacggaagtggttgtcaatcacacgcgttcataggtgagaatgatgatgagtgtcacggatcatcacattcatcaagttgaagtgcaacgaatatcatagaacaggaataaatcgaattggatagaaaataatagtaattgcattaaaacttgaggtacagtagagctctacacccttaatctatggtgtgcagaaactccaccgttgaaaatacataagtgaaaggtccaggcatggccgaatggccagccccaaaaaatgtgatcaatagtctcctaagatgaataaaataaaactttgaCCAAAGatttttaatacaatagtaaactatcctatttatactagactagctactagggttacaagagtaagtaattgatgcatgaatccacttccagggcccacttggtgtatgtttgggctgagcttgatctatccacgagctgaggcttcttttggagttgaacgccaagttgtaacgtgttttgggcgttcaactccggtttgtgacgtgtttctggcgtttgactctagatagcaacatggaactggcgttgagcaccattttacatcgtctaatcacaaataaagtatagactattatatattgttgaaaagctctggatgtcgactttccaacgccattgagagcgcgccatttggagttctgtagctctagaaaatccatttcgagtgcagggaggtcagattccaacaacatcagcagtcctttgtcagccttttatcagagttttgctcaggtccctcaatttcagccagaaaatacctgaaattacagaaaaacacacaaactcatagtaaagtccagaaatatgaatttaacataaaaactaatgaaaacatccctaaaagtagctagatcatactaaaaactacctaaaaacaatgccaaaaagcgtataaattatccgctcatcagtggtcACATTCAAACAAGAGAATTTTATGGAGAGCCATCATCCAGAACTCTATAATGATGTTACTTGGTAAACTTTGATTTCGTATCATATAGCACTTAGCATTATTATGTCcaaaatgttttttaaaatggttggattgcatgaaattaaatatatttcacCTTGTGCAATAACTGAATGGTTGCGAGTGAGGTTCTGAGAGCACACAAGCTGCTATTGCTGTTGAGtactattattataattaatattgttattattatctgTCACACCACTAGTACAAGTCGACAATGTAGTAACCACCACATCTTGCAAATATNNNNNNNNNNNNNNNNNNNNNNNNNNNtaaattcaaataattaagtTAAGTGCTAAATAAGTAATAATCTGATGAAACAAATAAAGCTCTTAGAATTCAAGGACATACAAAACAATTTTGTAGTCCTATACAatcttaatttcaatttcagaAAGGCTGTTCACCTTGTTGACAGCACCAACCAATTTGTGCTGTAGGCAAGGGCTGGAATCAAAGAGGTTCACTTTTTACCTTTCAATCCTGTTGATAAGAGAACTACTCTGACTTACATTCATGCAGATGGAAACTGGCACCGTGCAAGCAAAGACACTCCGAAGCAGGTAacaatttttagtttgttcatGATTTGTGAGAGGTTCTGGCTTGTTCCATTGATGCTGATATGATATTCTTTGTTATGATGAATAGATCATGAACTTATGTAATCTAAGGAATGATGTTAAGAAGAAGGTTCATGCCATTAGTGACAAGTTTGCCGAAAGAGGCCTTCGTTCCCTAGCCGTTTCAAGACAGGTTCTTACAGTAAAGtcttcatgttttaatttttctgtaCATGTTCCCAAGTTtcttgtaaataataataataaagacaaTCTGAATCTGAAGCATCTTCTCTGCTACTGCTGGAAGTTCTTGAGAAAAGCAAGGACAACCCTGGAGCTTTATGGCCCTTTATATATGCAACTTTTTTACACTTACATTGTGGTCTATACTCTATACATCCACTGAATCTAGCTGCGATGACATACATGGAAACTCCATTAGAATCAAGTGCAAACAATCATCTTAAAcccaaagaagaagagaagaaagaagaagacatcTTGAGTCTTGCCATGGAAATGCTGGGTTTGAATGTGGTTCCACTGGCGGTGAATTCAGCTGTTGAGCTTGGTGTGTTTGACACCATAGCCAAAGCTGGTGAAGGTGCCATGCTCTCTGCAAAGGAAATTGCGTCTCAGATTGGGAGCAACAACCCAGAAGCACCTCACATGCTAGATCACTTTCTTAAGTTGTTGGCAAGTCACTCTCTCCTTTGTTGCTCTGTTTCCCAACAAGATCATAGTCACAGACTCTACAGCCTCTCCCCTCGCTCCAAGTATTTTGTCACCGATGCCGATGATGGCAGCTCGTTGGGACCAACCTTTGCTTTGCTTCTCGACAATGTCTTCTACCAAAGCTGGTCACACTTTTCTCTCTGTtaacattaaaataaataaataaacaaattgcTATCAGATCAGttctattctcttttttttaactcTATCTTCTTATGCACTGGTTCAGGACGGAAGTGAAAAGAGCAATTATGGAAGGTGGAATTCCATTCAACAGGGTTTATGGCATGCATGCCTTTGAGTATCCAGGCTAGATCAAAGGTTCAATTAGGTGTTCAACAAAGCTATGGTAAATTCCACCAATCTATTTTTCTCTCACTCTATATGCTCATTGAAATTGTATAGTATCTAACTCTAATAATAGGAATTTCCtgttattagtttttttagttCAGTATATTTTTGTAGTTAAAATAAGAATGTGAAGATGGTTGTTGATTGTTTCTATAGGATTGATGTTACAGAATTTCCTCTTAACTTCAAAAAGTGAAGATGCCGATATGAAGCTTATCGATTTCAGTTTATCGGATTTCATCTGGACAGATGACAATAAATGCGCTATTTATTGATGCTTACATTTGCATAATACTCCTATTGTGATGTGCATTAAatgcttttaaaaatttgtcaaagaCTAATAAccgaataattattttttatataccaCTAACATAATTAAAGTGTCTTATATATAGCCATTATTTTATCTTGAGTGATTTATGATTTATACTTACTACTTGGGAGATGATATAATTGGTGTAAAAACAAATGACAGTAGAAAATATCACAATATATATGTCAAAAATCTTGAGAGTAGCAATTTATGCTTAGACGCCTAATTGTATGTTGGGAAGATATATTAGTTGACTAGTTGTGCTACTTGTTAAGCAACTGCGTTTAGTTGTAGAGACtaaacaaaaatagagaaaCGCAAtgtctttgaagaaaaaaataacatgaatgaatttattaaataataaaaatcctaGATTTTCTTACATGACTTCTAAGGTTGGGGAAGTAGGAATAATGATAGAAGAACAAACCATAATTCAGTGGAGATATGACATGAACTTATTGTAAAGTGTATGCTTAGCATGTGTAAAGTACTTTAGATTCGAAACTGgtctttcttaatttttcattaatgtgtattgactacagacgAACGACTAAATGACATTGCTGGAAGTGCATATTATGTTGCACCAGAGGTACTTCACAGGTCATATAGTGTGGAAGCAGAAATATGGAACCAGAGGTACTCTGGATCGAGCAATAAAGCTGTGTAATCTTTTTTTGATAGaaattttatgtattaagaGTTATATGTTAAAgagatttataattaaaaaatcatgtTATGTTAGATACTTTATTTGTATAGGggttattacttttgattttcaatactaaaaaatcatatattatgTTTAATACTTTGTTTATGagttatttaatattatgttcatgagtattgattttttattattgagaaattttaataaaaaagttatgTTTAACGCGATAAAAATATTGGTTCAAATTGTCTtttgaaacaattaaaaaatgttacttTTATCTGGTAAAAATGGTGGGTTGTAACTGCCATTTTAAACAATATGAAATGACATTTTAACTCGGTAAAAATAGTGGTTTCAAATACCGTTTTAGCCAATAAAAATGCTAATATTAGGGTAAAAACGGCGGTTCAAAAATGCCATTTTAACCAATTAAAAAAGCTATTTCAATCTGGTAAAAATGGCGGTTTCAAACGTCGTTTTAACCAACTAAAATGCCACTCTGTCAGTGTAAAAATGGCGGTTCATAAATGCCATTTTAACTAATCGAAAACGCCGTTTTTACCTTGAAAATAACGGCGGTTTGAAGTGCCATTTTAACCAATCAAAAATGCTATTTTTACCCTGGAAATAACGGCAGTTTGGAAATAACGATGGTTTGAACCACCATTTTAACGAAtcaaaaatgtcatttttaCCCTGGAAATAACAGCAATTTGAACTGCCATTTTAACCAACCAAAAATCGccgttttatttgaaaaaaatgacAGTTTGAACCGCCGTTTTAACCTATCCAAAAATCGCCGTTTTAACCCAAAAAATTGTGGCGGTTTTTTGAAAACCGCCATAATAACAAGAATGGCGCCCATAATTACGTCGCTTTCTAAAACTGCCATTCTTGGTAATAATGGCATTTCAAACCGCCGTAATTACCTTAGAAAATCGCCGTTTTAACCAGAATTTTTTTGTAGTATCAGAGTTCTCACCAACGTAATGTTCATCGTAAGACGCAGAGCAGGTAATTTGTTTTTGCTAAAAaccattgatttttatttttttcttgcaaCTACTGGCCTATTGGGTGCTAAATATTTCAcctattttgtttgttttgttattttttgggAAGAACTAATGAAATTGTTGATATTTTCTTGTCATAATTGGTTTAATTTTgagaaaaactaataaaattgtttttttttgtttgtattttgaaTACTTCAATGATGAGGGTTACGGGCTAGACTTTGTAGGAACAAATTGTTGATTAGAGATAGGAATTAACAATTCAAAGGAATTGGGAGTAAGAATAACAATTTGCAATTATAATTATTGGTTGCCTTAgcaaattattgaaagtaagaacaataattttatttttataatttgcaCTGCCAGTAATTATAATTGATCCCTTCCACTTCAAATTTGATTGTTATTTAAAAAACGAATTTCTTAGTTTGTGCACTTTATGTTATTGTGAGTAATGCTTTGGTGAGTATTAAGTAATACTAGCTGGCAAGTTGCTGCTTCCTCTATCTTCACGTGTATTTCAAGCTTCAATTATTATCTATGCCTCACTTTACTTAAGTCTTACAAGAATAAAAATGAGACTGACATACTTatgaatcttttttatttattttgtttttcttttttggattagtaaattaaacatttaattctcttttcatttgttattattaaatGATGAGACTGAATACTTGTTTAAGTATGCTCAGTTTTATTTAGATATATTGTATTTGTTCTCAGTAGTTTAagtatgtttaattttttttaaatatatccaTATATGAACCTTTTTTATGTTTAGATAAAGACAAATAGGAGCAGGAGATCCTAGTTGTATTGCAGTTCAAAGTAATGAGAACAATAAAGCTATGGACATAGAGCATGATGTTGCTGTTGTCGAGGAATAGCAGGCTAACGAGGGACAGCAGGCTACGCGCAAGGAAAAATAGTCTTATGTTTGGATGTATTTTAAACAACTTCCATTTAGCGAAACCAATGGAAAGCACAAGGCCAAATGTAATCACTGTCTAAAAGTATATCTATGTCACCCAACTAGACATGACATAAATTCTTTGAATAAATACTTGAAAATTTCTCACAAGTGGATATTTACAAAAACAGGCAAAAATGTGACACTTCATGGCTATATGCCTAAGGTtggtgaagaagatgaagcCGGCAAAACTTTCAAAGTCAATGGCTATAGCTTGGAAGATTGTAGGAAGGCAATGGCTGAGTTTATTATCCTTGATGAACACACTTTTAAAGTGGTCGAAGGGATTGGGTTTCACAAAATGATTAATCGATTTGAGCCAAGATTCAGTGTACCATCCAGGATAACAATGTCAAGAGATTGCTTTCATCTTTATTTAGATGAGAAGAAAAAACTTAAagcttggttggcaaagtcatGTGTTCAAGTTTGTTTGACATCAAATCAAAATCTTTGCTGCATGAGCCTAACTGCACATTTCTTTGATGACGAATGGAAGCTACAAAAGAGAATTCTCAACTTTTGCTTGATTGAGAACCACCAGGGAGAAACAATAGGGAGAAAAATTGAGACATGTTTGAGAGAGTGTGAAATTAAAAAGGTCTTCACAATCACATTAAACAATGCATCTTTAAATGATAGGGCTATCACTTACCTTCAAAGAAAATTAGCTGCAAGGGTTGGATTGATGTACGgaagaaaatatttacaaatgAGGTATTGTGCTCATGTTCTCAACTTGATAGTGAATGAAGGAATTAAAGAGTAACATGCCTCCATTGAAAGCATTCGGAATGCTGTTAGGTATGTTAGATCTTCttcccaaaaaattaaaaaatttaaagaatgcATTGAGGCTGAGTTGATAAAGTCTAAAAATCTTGTTTGTTTGGATGTTCCAACTAGATGAAATTCCACCTATCTAATGTTGGAACATgctgaaaaatttgaaaaagcttTTGATAGACTTTATAATCAAGAAACTGATTTCTTTAGATGGTTTGGAGAGAATAGTAGGGGTAGAAAGAAAGTTGGTCCACCCACGACACTTGATTGGCAACATGCTAGGTTATTCATTGATTTTTTGAGAATCTTCTATGAGATTACTTTGTGTTTCTCAACTTCTTTATATGTTACTTCAAACAAATACTTTCATGAAATTGCATCTATAAATTCTCAACTAACATCTTGGAGCCACAACAATTCTGAATTATTGGGAACTATGGCATGCTCTATGAAGGCTAAATACGATAAATATTGGGGACCAAATGACAAGTTTATTCCTTTGATATGTGTTGCCTTTGTTTTAGATCCTCGATACAAACTTGATTATCTTTCTTGGTGTTTGGAGGATGTATATGATAGGAAAGTGGCTACTAGTATGACTAGTTTTGTGAAATTTACATTGGAAACATTGtacaaattttattcaaaagaaattGTAGCTGATAAAGTTCTTGATGATGGTGGCGGTTCCTCTAGAGTTATTTTAGATGATAAAGATAGTGATCACTCTAGTGTTAAGGGTGTTGCTGCAAATAGAgtgaatttgtgaaaaaaaatcaaaagaaggaaaaagCTAATGCATATAGCAAATCAGATGTTGAGAAATATTTGGCCAAAGATTCTGTGGACATGGAAGATGAGAATTTTGGTATATTGGCTTGGTGAAAATTAAATGGATCAAAAATATAGAATTCT
The genomic region above belongs to Arachis duranensis cultivar V14167 chromosome 3, aradu.V14167.gnm2.J7QH, whole genome shotgun sequence and contains:
- the LOC107479743 gene encoding LOW QUALITY PROTEIN: anthranilate N-methyltransferase-like (The sequence of the model RefSeq protein was modified relative to this genomic sequence to represent the inferred CDS: inserted 1 base in 1 codon; substituted 1 base at 1 genomic stop codon), which codes for MTYMETPLESSANNHLKPKEEEKKEEDILSLAMEMLGLNVVPLAVNSAVELGVFDTIAKAGEGAMLSAKEIASQIGSNNPEAPHMLDHFLKLLASHSLLCCSVSQQDHSHRLYSLSPRSKYFVTDADDGSSLGPTFALLLDNVFYQSWTEVKRAIMEGGIPFNRVYGMHAFEYPXLDQRFNXVFNKAMVNSTNLNVKMVVDYERLNDIAGSAYYVAPEVLHRSYSVEAEIWNQRYSGSSNKAV